The genomic interval AACACAGGTCTTCAGTGAGcctgtgttgttgtgtctgccctcatttaaaaacagaaagtgcTGAGAATCAGGACGAGTGACACAACTCATTAACCAGATGACACTCAGTTTGCTTTGACTGTTAACAGGAGTCATAAAACCAAGGAGggggtacagtgtgtgtgtgtgtgtgtgtgtgtgtgtgtgtgtgtgtgtgtgtgtgtgtgtgtgtgtgtgtgtgtgtttggggagtCCCTCTGAGCCCTGATCCATCTGGAATCCACATCCAGGTCCAGCAGGcagtcctgtcctgtcctgcgTGTCCCAACAAGTCCTCGGCTCTCGGCTCGTCAGATCTCATCATGGCTTCATGGTTTCCTCGTTTGAGCTTTGAGGATGACGTCGACGACAGGTGAAGGACCTGAGATttactgtgtgttgttttcagaagaaagaaaaacaacaacagcacttCATGAAGGTAGACTTTAACAAAACACTAGGGCTGAGATTTTCAGCAGTAGATTGGAGTTTATTTGGAGCAAATAAAGTGAATCACATATTTatctaaagctcctgtgaggactttttatctGATAACAGACTGAACATAATGTTAATGCCTcttaaaagcaaaacagaaaatCAGAAACATCTGATAATTTTTCATAatgtaaggcaaggcagctttatttgtatagcgcatttcatacaagagggcaactcaatgtgctttacattaaaacattacaagcattgtaaacattcagacaggcataaaagagcacaattaaaatgacaaatataatgaaacatagaaaagaaaaggaaaattagaaatatattaaaactaaattttaaatttttaaatttgcatttaaagtgggttaaaatgagctaagataggaaggcagtggcaaatgaAAAAGCCttaatcttttatttaaaagaggtgagagtaggatcagacctacagctttcagggagtgtgttccagatatgtgttgcataatgactaaacgctgcttcaccatgtttccttctgactctagggactggaaacagaccagtacctgatgacctcagaggtccagatggttcatacagtagcagcagatcagcaatgcattttgggcctaaaccattcagtgctttataaaccatcagcaggattttaaagtctattctctgacacacaggaagccagtgtagagatctaagtattggagtgatgtgatctacttttttggtccttgtcaggactcgagcagcagcattctgtatgagctgcaggcatctgatggactttttagggagtcctgtaaagacaccgttacagtagtctagtctgctaaagataaatgcatggacgagtttttctgcatcctgctgagacataagtcctttattccttgatatattcttaagctgatagtaggctgactttgtaattgtcttaatgtggctgctgaaattaaggtctgagtctatgactacaccaaggtgtgtctggcttggtttgaacatttcatctttgcAGATTGTAAACTCAATGTCTAAAGCCTCTGACTGGGTAGGTGTCAGAGGATGTGATAAAtcatgtctgcagagagagagcctTTTATTGAAGATACTAAATTAGCATTGAAGCACGGGGTTTAAAGAGCTTTGACAGACAGGCAATAATAGAAACCTGCAGCAAAATGGCCCAAACTACAAATTatgcaaaaagtaaaaaaaaaaccacataaGAAACAGTAAGAACCCGTGACATGGTTCTTGATAAATTCACACGCACTCTGTTTGCTCTGAGATGATAAAATTAGTGGCAGGAGGAGTGTGGAGGAGTGTTTCTTCAAAGAATAACACTCACAGCGTTTATGGTCAGAAGGATTTTTAAGAATCAAGAGGGagtggagagaaaaacatgaacaacaggACTGAAAGGCAAAGAACATATCTACAAATGAGATCCAAACATCAGCCGAATGTCACAAGAGCATTTATCACTACTTCTCTCCTTCAGACTCATGTTGACGTGTCACGACAGATTatagaaacaaacactgacctTCAGAAACATGGAAGGCAGATTTTAGGATTCTGAAAATGGATTATATCCTTGATAAGAAAAAGCTTAAGAAAATtcaaatatactgtatatgttttGTATGGATTTATATCAACACACATCAGACCTGACTGCACACTACATCAGTGCATcagtgcaaacacaacacagcgCTAAGcagacatacagttgtgctcataagtttacataccctggctgaatttatggtttcttgggtagtttctgttgtcgtTATGATATaaacagagtaaacacagttgtttgacaataatttgcttcaccccAACTGCTAAccatgagagagaaaaaaagtttttctcttatctttcatattctctgaaaaatggccaaaaaaaatcacaaattctccCAGGGTATGTAAAAttttgagcacaactgtacgTTCAAAGTACAACATACACAtgcttcaaaaataaatcagtttaaaaagtttaaaagttgCCAGTAAGAATaccttagaccaggggtgtcaaacatgcggcccgtgggccaaaactgacccgccagaggttccaaccCGGCCCtcgggatgactttgcaaagtgaaaaaattacagagaagtcagaaactgcaatttttcaataaagtaactgctatttcaaatttgtcctacaatcaaacggctgacagagcgcacctgaacaACACTCCGGtactttttatttctcaaagtgaggaaaaataatatttgcagtttgcgtaatccggtggaaattcatagactttttggaccctttaatacaacactgtccagcaagcataCTGTTCGTGCTggtgctgggggggggggggttattagTCAACTTTACCTGTAAACGtaacactctgtgtgtcaggtgaatgggaaacctgtgtgttcggtgtgtttgcagcagattTCAGTGCTTATAGAATATCATATTCGGCCCCActttgagactcatcatggagaaaaatacaacagctgtttttgtaaaaaaaagataattcattaaatgtgaacattttcagaatgtacttttttaaactttaaacaaagGGACAAATTTGGAGTTTTTGTTATTCATAAGTTATTATCTTATGATTTTACAGTTCCAggccacttgagatcaaattgggctgactgtggcccctgaactgaaatgagtttgacacccctgccttagACTAAAGATAATCATAACTAATGAAATGAATAAGTAATAAactcaataataaaaacattgcaaATGGGTCAGGCACTTAGACTAGCTCAACTGTTGATGAGTCTGATGGGTTGGCACAAAAGTAGACAAGACCGGTTTTGTCTCAAATGGGAAGAATCTGTATCTGCGTCCTGAAGGTAAGAGGCTGTAGTGGTTATGGAAAAACTTAAGCAGCATAGTGTTGCATGGTGTTAAGCTTCCAAACTCTCAAGGTGTCTCAGCGTTACTTCATTTGGTTCAGTCTTTCCTCAGCTcatgtatacattttttcagGTTCTTGAATTTATATCGTCATCATTACATAATTAAACCCAGACAATAGAACATGAATACCTTTTTACTCCTTCGTGAGTGATATCAGTTATTAAGTGAATTTATGTTCCAGCACAAGTATGTGTGCATTGTCAGTGGTTGGTGCAGGACACAGATAGCAACAATACAGTATCTTAACTTAATGTGCTTACTGCAGCATTTCTTGCACCAAATGGCTCATGcacaatatttttaaatctaaaaatatatatattttatttattgcacatataaaagaacaaaacaaaacattttttattcaataacgcgagccaagatataacagctaaattcaataataaaactaaccaCTAACATGTAATGTGCGggaggagccaaaaaaaatCCTAATCGGCTTGTCAAGTGTCCCtcctaaagaaaaaaatcaacacatcAAGACGAAGCATCAATGTAGAACAGAATATctagatacaaataaaaacaaaacaaaaaaagattaataaaagggattaatatttaaaataatgatgaaaagaaaggaaaggaagagagagaaaaaaaacaaaggaaaaaaatgaacatttatttataagtttGGAAAGTAGGGAgagtatgtgtttgtaaatatgcattAAAATTAGTATCAGGTTGTATTGCTTAACTCACCTAATAGAGAGTGTatggtttgtttcttgaatgagTTGAAATTTGTGTTACCTGTTATATGTCCAAGTGTTCCAACAGTGAGGGCGTCTGTATCTGATGGGAAACTGAGAAAAGGTTGTCCCAAAGAAAGCCCGATGGAGTCTGTTTGTAGACCTCGTTTGGTAAAGATGGATCTGAGAGTTAAACTGAAATCAATTCTGAAAGCTTGCTAGGAGTAAGTTGTGAATgtattaaaagacaaaaatatgaatttgtAGACGGTGACGATCAAAGATGGGGAGGATTCGTAATGATTGAAAAATGGGAGTAGAACTACTCCCAAATTTGGAGACATGGGGATTTGATCAACCACACCATGtacaacatttaacaataaTTCTATATTATACATATCATGGGCAAAGACTGTCTCTAATATATGTGTACAAAACACTTAAGAGAAATGTCAATGTGTTGATTGATTGGCTTCTTTATTgcagtgtttgattctgaagctGTCAGGTTCATGCTCTTTTGGTTGGTGAgtgtcctgcagagaggagtgtttgtatgtgtgtgtgtgtgtgtgtgtgtgtgtgtgtgtgtgtgtgtgtgtgtgtgtgtgtgtgtgtgtgtgtgtgtgtgtgtgtgtgagtcagggTGGGGATTTTCCTAAATGATAGCAGCCCTAGTTTAAAGGGCAGCCGTCTAAGATTTCACGAGCTGCTAAATTTAACGTTCTGCCTCCCATTAAGCCGTGAGGAGtctgtgatgtgagctctgctGTCCCACGCCTCAGTTTGTACCTCTGGAGCTCTCTGGAGCTGTCAAAACTCTCACATTCACAGGaccacagatacacacacacacacacacacacacacgagaaaCGACAAGTtctcaaatacatttaaagatcACAAGTACAtgacaacaaataaacacacaacaaacaacgAGTAAACAAATTAAGAGACAACAGTAAACATACTTTAAACAACAAATGCACTGATAACATTTGATGAGTcaacagcaaaagaaaaacattaaacatgaaaccatgggatgaaaataaacaaacatagttACAAGACAACAAATACTCACAGAACATATGACAAGTTATCAGTTACATTAAAAAATTGAGATATGATACATAAAAAAGCCACAAACgcaaaacatgacaacaaattacaaacacacatcaagagaacaaaaaataaataaactttaagaacattacaacaaataaacatgtcagTAATTTACAGGTCAACAGacaaatacatgaaaaataacatgCATTTAGAAGacaacagaacaaacagagcaCAGAAAACTATCCAATCAGAGGAGGGGGGATGCTTGCTTCatccaaaaggaaaaaaaattacattttgtaatGAAATAATTTCTCTCTTTTGATAAATAACATATTCATCTAGAGTTATTACCTATAGAAACTTGGTTGTACGTTCACATTGTTTTTAAGGtgtaaagtgttacagcaaaaacaacagcaacaggtactcaactcaactcaactttatttataaagcacctttcatacataaaaacatgcagcccaaagtgcttcacaaaataacagaaagactgaaaacaacagcaatggtaaaattataaaaggcatgattataaataaaatatatcagtAAGAAGGACTCTccatgtgcaaaaaaaaaggactctCCATATGCAGCTAACTTACTGTATGTTCTCAGGTGACAGTCCGTTACAGGACAAACAAGAAATGAACCACTTCACACTGAAATGACTTTACTTTGACTGTATTGTGACTAAAcaacatgttattttttaagattgtAGTAATATGTTATCTCATCTGCATGTCTGGTATTTAAAAACTaggatttctttatttgtaggaATGAAAACATTGAGAAACAGATATATATAACTGAAAGGATGTGACATGAatcctgcagctccatcagccAGGTCATTTCTGCACATGCCTTGGCAGCAACAGCGTAATATGGCTGCACCCATGGAGTCAATCATCACATCTCATGATGCACAGAAATGAAGGCACGTTGTCTATTCTACGTACAGTCAGTGTGCACAATGATTGATTTCAGCAAATTTCCCAGCAGTAAAAACAGACTGATTAATCAAACtatgaacaaaaagaaaatcagtgTGTCCATGAAATGCTTTTATTGTTTGTACAAGTTGCGTTAAAATGAAGTCCAGTGTTGATCTGTCTTTAATCcccccctcaaacacacacacacacacacacacacacacacacacacacacacacacacacacacacacacacacacacacacacagtataagAGGGGGTTTAGCCTGACACCTGTGTGACACTGTGACCTCCTCAGCAGGACGGCAGACTGAAGCTTTATTACAGCACCCTTTcacgtctctctttctcttgacATTTCATTCAGTTTCTGTTAAAATGAGAATCATTGGAACATTTTAATCTTTCCTTCTCAAACCTACTGTTgattagagtcagaatgaagtcataaataaagattgaacaTCACCTGGTAATCAGATTTTCATCCATTCAAAACGAAAGTGTTTAAAATGGTTTAAACTACGGAAGCCCTAAGAGGCAAGTGAAAAAACCAATCTGTTTATCCATATTTTTTTGAATGTTTCATTCCAGGGTTTTGGTTTAAAGTTGAGTGATTATATATTTATGAGCTTTGTTTGCGCACATCAGCACTTCAACAAGGGATTTAAatattactgttgtttttacCATGTTTGCATAGGGTACTTTTTGTATGATTGctgcaaaataagaaacatgaattttcaataacaaacaaaaagcatgtAAGCAGTAAACAGCTGCTAATGTCAACACAATTCAATAattagaagaaaagaaaaaagaaaggaaataattttaaaaagtagagtAAGTGCATTATAAGAAAAGAGATCAGAACATCCCCTCAGGACTAAATGATTGGATCAAATGAGTTTAACTGCTTTTTTATTGCTTCCTTTTTGTGTCTGAGTCTCACCTcaatgaccccccccccccctcaacacacacactctcacaccctcacacaccacACCCCTCAGACCATTGGTCACTGACAGCACAGCCCCGCCTACACAGTCACTCCTTTTAAAAGACACACCAAGCAGAGGGAGCTGAAGTTACACTGACTGctcctttaaacacacacatctgcagacagactgCAGTGAGGTCAGCTGACTCTGACAGGACACTTTTAGGCAGCACTGACTCTTCTTTAACTAGATCCAAAGAAAAaaatttggggatttttttgtcATCAGAGGAACTTTTTGGGGTCTCCTCTCGTCTTCATctccttgttttgtttgaggGAACTTCCTGCAGGAACGATGGATCTGTCAGACCttcccttccctctctcctccgccGATGACCTCTACGATGACCCCTGCTTCAGCACTGGCGACATGAACCTCTTCGATGACCTGGACAGCCGGCTTATGCATGCTGGCTTGCTTAAGTCAGAGGaccatcttcatcttcatcatgttCCTAatgcagaggaggaagatgagcaTGTGCGGGCCCCGGGGGGCCTCCACCAGACGGGGCACTGCCTACTCTGGGCCTGCAAAGCATGCAAGAGAAAGACAACACATGAAGACCGGAGGAAGGCAGCTACAATGCGGGAGAGGCGGCGGCTCGGTAAGGTGAACGACGCCTTTGAAACCTTGAAGCGCTGCACAGCGTCCAACCCAAACCAGCGTCTGCCCAAAGTGGACATCCTGAGGAACGCCATTAGCTACATCGAGTCTCTGCAGGCACTGCTGAGGACGGGCCGAGACGACAGCTTCTACCCCCCAATGGAGCACTACAGCGGGGACTCAGATGCCTCAAGCCCCCGATCCAACTGCTCCGATGGCACGGTGAGTGGAGAACAGCTGAAGGGTTCATGTGCTACAGCAGGATATGTTTGGAATgtgttaacatatttatttcagacCTCAAAGCTGCAATACAATTTCC from Notolabrus celidotus isolate fNotCel1 chromosome 3, fNotCel1.pri, whole genome shotgun sequence carries:
- the LOC117809801 gene encoding myoblast determination protein 1 homolog; translated protein: MDLSDLPFPLSSADDLYDDPCFSTGDMNLFDDLDSRLMHAGLLKSEDHLHLHHVPNAEEEDEHVRAPGGLHQTGHCLLWACKACKRKTTHEDRRKAATMRERRRLGKVNDAFETLKRCTASNPNQRLPKVDILRNAISYIESLQALLRTGRDDSFYPPMEHYSGDSDASSPRSNCSDGTMDFISSCSTKSENSDSSYCSRTNDSCKQSLISSLDCLSSIVERISTDPAVAPQGDSVVPLGPASPLNSLAGSSPNSIYEPL